Genomic segment of Burkholderia pyrrocinia:
CTCGCCGCCCTCCTGCGCGTCGGACGCGAGCGTCGCGGTCAGCGTCTTGCTGACGGAGCCGATTTCGAACAGCGTATCGCCGGTGACGGGCTTGCCGGATTGCGTCGACATCACGCCGTAGTCGAACACGTAGGGCTTGCCGTCGGCGACGATGCCGATCGCCATGCCGGGAATGGCGTACTGCTTCATCAGCGGCGCGACGTGGCGGGTCACGGTGTCGTGGATGCCGTCCTGCGTGACGGCGGCTGCGCGGCCGGCCGCGGCGGTGGCGCACGCGGCGACGAACAGGGTCGCGGCGAAGCGTGTCGCGTTGAATCGCATGGTTGCGGTTCCTTTGATATCGGATGGTTGCGTGGACAACAGATCCTGCCGCGCCGCGCGAAGATCGTGGCGGCCGGCCTGTCGAAGCAGGACTATCCACTACCGGCCGGCCGCCAACAATCGACGATATGTTGCGCGAGCCGAAAGAAAAACTTATGAGATCCGCGAAGCGCCGGAGTGCAACGCTGCAATTCCGAGTCGCTCACCGATTTTCCGGAAAAACCTGTCGGTTTTAACAGCATCCAATCCGGCAGCCGGATGGCGTTGCATTGAAATTCGATGAAAAAGAGATAAGTCCTGTCAGATTGGCGAGCGCCGGCTCACCGGGCGATTGATTCGCCCGCACAGATCGCAGTAGACTCGCGGAAGCAAAAAATAAAAGTCCTGAGAGAAATCATGAATCGCCATTCCTCGATCGCCCGCTCCCGCGTCATTGGCCGCCGCATGGTCGCGTGAGTTTCACGCGCCGACCGACCTGCATCGGGCACCCGCGACACCGCCGCGTATCGCTCGCGCGCAAGTTCGCCCGCATGCCCTCCAGCCCGCAAGCCAAAAACTTCCAGGGTCCCGCCCGCGGACGCCCTGCCTGACCGGAGAGTGACCCCGTGACCGAAACCGTGGCCGCGTCCGACTATCGGCCGCGCGATGTCGTCAATGCGCCCGACATCAAGGCGGCCATCGCGCGCCGCAGCGCCGAGCGCGGCGACCCGGCCGACATCCTCGCGTGGCTCGGCAACCATTTCTTCCGCTGGGTCGTCGGCGCGTTCGAGCAGGCGCAGCCGCTCGATTCGCTCGCCGATTACCGCGCGCTCGCCGGCGCCGACCGGCCGGCGCCCGACTGGCTCGTGCGCCGGTTCCGTGCGCAACCGGCATCCGGCGGCGCCATCGGCGCGGCGGCCGAACCGGCGCCGCAACCCGCGGCCGAGCCGCAGCCGCTCTACTTCATCGATCCGGAGCACATGCTGCTGATCGACCGCGAGCGCGTGCTGGTCGAATTCCTGCGCTCGCGCGCCGGCACGCGGCTCGCGCAGAAGCTGCAGCGCATCACGTGCGCGATGGCGCTCGACATGTGGGAACGCGAGCACCAGCGGATGCAGGCGCGCCGCGACAAGGGCTGGGTGCCGAGCAGCGGCCTCGCGCTGCGCGAGGTGCTGCGCACGCCGAACGGGATCGTCTTCGAATTCGCCGGCGATCATGCGGCGCTGCGCGAGGAACTGGCCTACGAGTCGTACTACATGCAGCACTGTCTCGGCCAGTTCGCGGATCGCCGCCGGCTGCGCGGCGGATACGGCGAGCAGTACGCACAAGCCGCGCAGGACGGCCGGCTTCGCCTGTTCACGCTGCGCGGCGCGGGCAACCACCCGCACGTGACGATCAGCCTGTCGGCGACCGGCGACGGCCTGCGCATCGACCAGATCAAGGGCAAGCAGAACCGTCATCCGGTGCGCCGCTACGCGGACGACGTGCGCCAGTTCCTGCGTACGCTCGCGCCGCGCGGCGAGCGTCATCCCGATTGCGAAGGCATGGGCCTCGTGTTCGAGCCGGAGACGCCGGGCGCGGCCGTCGGCGAATGGACCTTCGTTACCGACGTACGCTCGCCCGACCATCTGCTCAGCGTGATGAGCGAGAACTTCCACCTGATCGAGCATTTCGCGCAGCCGCCGGCCGTGCTGCAATGGCTGCTGCTGCGCAACGCGCCCTACGCGCTCGGCCAGCTCCGGCAGATCGATCCGGCCGTCGCGGCGGCCGCGCGCCACGCGTTGCCGGCCGATGCGCTGCCGGCCGCGCACGAACCGGACGCGCCGCCGGCAACCGCCGCCTTCGCGATCGAAGGCATTCCGATCGATCCCGCGCTGTGCGCAGCATTCGCGCTGCCCGCGACGGCAGGCGGGAGCCCGTCATGCTGAAACTGCTGATCGGCGCGGCCGTGCTGTGGCTCGTGTGGTACGTGTGGCGCTCGTTGCGGATTGCCGCGCGGATGGTGCGCGAAGTGGACGCCGACCAGGCCGCCGGTGCCACCGGTGCCGCCGGCACGGTGCCGGTCCGGCAGACCACCGCGGTCTCGCTCGCACGCACGCTCGCCGACCAGGCGCCGCCGAATCGCCGCCGCTGGGCGCTCGCGCTCGCCGACATCCTGCTGATCCGCAACGGGCTGCGCTGCGATTGCGACGACCTCGTGTACACGCTGCCCGACACGCAGCGCGAACAGCTCGCCCGCCAGTTGCGGCGCGAGCTCGACCTGCCGGCCGACCTGCCGGAATGGCAGATCGTGCAGCGCGTGCCGCCGATCCTCGCCGGCTGGATACGTGGCGTGGGCCGCTCGCACGAAGGCTTCTACGAACAGCTTGCAGCCGTTGGGCGCGTACGCGACGCGCTGGCGTTCGATTGCGCGCGCACCGCGTTTCTCGTGCGCTGCATCGCACTGCTCGGCTGGGCGTCCGAACAGCAGGCGTGGGTCGTGCTGCTGCTCAATGCGCAGCGCGCGCAGGACAGCTTCGATAGCTGGGAAGACTTCGGGCTCGCGTACGCGCGTGCGCGCCAGCACTGGTTGCGCGGCAGCGGCCAGGACGGCCCCGCATCGTCGCGCGCCACGCAGGAAGTGCGCGAGCACCTGCGCAACCCGTCCGGAAACTGGCTTTCGCTGCCGTGGAAGCGCTATCGCATCTTCGATCCCCAACCCGTTTCGTCATGACCGCCGACACCGACATGTCCTCCGCTCCCGCCGACCTGATTCCGCCCGCGAAGTCCCGATGGTTCATCTGCGACGTCGACGCGCTGTTGCGCGCGGGCGATTTTGCCGCGCTCGACACGCAACTCGACGCCGCGCTCGCCGCCAGCTTCACCGACCGCACGGCCGAAGCGCTGTACGTCGACGCGCTGCCGGCCGACGTGCAGCCGTGCATCGAAGCCGGCGCCGAAGGCCTCGCGCGCCTGCGCGCGTGGCAGGCCGCGAACCCGCACTCCGCGCATGCATGGCTGTGCGAAGCGCACTACTGGCACCACTGGGCGTACGAGTATCGCGGCTCCGGCTGGGCCGAGACGGTGACCGAATCCGGCTGGATCTGCGCGCATGCGTGCGCAACGATGACGATCGTCGCCGCGCTGCGCGCACTGGTGCTCGCACCGACAATGTGGAGCGCGCCGAAGGTGATCTTCACGAGCGTGTCGTCGTTCGACGAACCCGAGTGGCTCACGCAGCTCGTGCGACAGCGCCGCTGGCCCGTGACCGAGCTGCACCTGAACGTCGGCGCCCACGACGAGGCCACGCGCGCCGAACTGCAGGGCATGCTAGCAAGGTCGGGGCTGAAGCCCGAGGTACCCGTCGCCTGCCCGGCTGAATTTCCGGAAGCGCTGCCCGGCCCCGTCCAGGGCAAGAAGCTGCGCAAGGGCAAGTGGTACTGGATGGAAGCGACGCTGCACATCCACCCGCACGCGTTCTTCTCGATGCGCACGTTCATCTGGTACATGCAGCCGCGCTGGGGCGGCTCGCACGACCACGTCCGCGCGTTCGTCGATTCCGACGCGTGCGCGCACCTCGACGCAGTCGAGAAGGACCGGCTGCGCCACGAGATCTGGCGCGACGACTATATCGGCGATACGCTCGATTCGGATGACGACGACGACGATGCGCGCCGCGCGATGGCCGCGACGCTCGCGCGGGCGAAGGCCGCGCTGCATCCGTATCACCGCTGGGAAACGCTGCACTGGCTCGCGCACAGTCATTTCATGCGCAGCGAATACGAGCAGGCTTACGCGCGCCTGCAGGAAGCCGAGTGCGATCAGCCGATCAACGACAACCACGCGATGGCGATGGGCGTGCGGCTGGCGCTCGACCTCGATCCGCAGGGCACCTGGCTGACCGGTGCGATCGAACGCGCATCGAATGCGCGCGCGTGTACGTCGGCGATGATCCTGCGCGGCTACGCCCATCGCACCGGCACGTTCGGCTTCGCGCAGGACGACGCACGCGGTGACGCGTGGCTCGAAGCCGCGCGCGTGAACGAGCCGGGCTCGCTCGCATGGAACCAGCTCGCATCCGCGATGCGCAACGAAGGCCGTCGGCCCGCCGACGCCGTTGCCCTGTGCGAGCTCGGCTACGAAGCGGGCGGCGATTCGTGCGCCTACCTGCTCGGCTGCTTCTACGAAGACGGCATGCACGTGACGCAGGATCTGTACCGCGCCGCCCACTATTTCCGCGAGTCGGTCGACGACGGCGGCAACATGGCCGCCTACAAGCTCGGGTTTGCGTACTATCACATCGCGGGCGCCAGCAAGGACGAAGCCGAACGCACGCGCATGCAGGTCGAGGCCGTCGAGGCCGCGCGCATGGCGCACGAGATGGGGCATACCGAGGGGCTCGAGACCATGCTGATGTTCATCGCCGACGTCGACGATCTCCCGTCGCGCCATCGTTACGTCGACGAACTGCGCCGCCATGCGGAAGGCGGCCATCCGGCGGCGATGGCCGCGCTGTCGTCGATCCTGGCCGACAGCCGCGACAAGTCGCTCTACAACTATCGCGAAAGCGTGCGCTGGATCATGGGCGCGCAGGCGATCGCGCCGGACGACGAATACGTGCGCAACATCACGCGCCTGCGCCACGAGGACGGCATGCTCGGCAAGCTGCTGTACAAGCTGCACCGCAAGCAGATCAAGGCGCACGAGATTCCCGGCAGCGACAACGCGATGGTCTGAGCGCGGGCGACCAACGCGCGCGCTCGCCGACGGGCCGTGCGAGCGGTCATCCCGGCAGCCGGTCGAGAAAGGCCAGCATCGCCGCGTTGAACCGCGCGGGCCGCTGCAGCGGCGCGAAATGGCTCACGCCGGGCAGGATCGTCAGCGTCGCGCCCGGAATCGTGCGCGCCAGATATGCCGCATGCTCGGGCCGGATGAATTCGTCGTGCTCGCCCTGCACGATCGTCACCGGCACGGCGATCGCCGCGAGCTCCTGTGCGCTGTAATCCGGTTGCGTCCGCATCATTTCGCTGACGGCCGCGACGAATGCGTCGAACTGGTCCGGCGTCGCGGACAGTTGTGCGTAGTCCTTCCGGTGCCGCGCGAAGCAGCGCTCGATCAGCGGGCTCGGCACCATCTCCTTCGTGCCGCCCGGGTCCATGTTGCACGCGAAGAAGAACACGCCGGCCACGCGCTCCGGTGCGCGGGCCGCCAGCACGAGCGCGATGCACGCGCCGTCGCTCCAGCCGACGAAGCGCGCGCGGTCGACGTGCAGCGCGTCCAGGACCGCGAGCACGTCCGACGCCATGCGTTCGTAGGAATAGGGTTGGTCGTCGCGCGTGCTGCGGCCGTGGCCGCGGCTGTCGACCAGGATCGCGCGGTAACCGGCCGCGAGCAGCGCCGGCACCTGGTTGCCCCAGTTGCCGCCGTGGCCGAGGCCGCCGTGCAGCAGCACGACCGGCGGGCCGTGGCCGAACGACGCGTGCCAGATGCGCGCGCCGTCGTGTTCCAGCCATCCTTCGGCATCGGCCGCCGGCAGCGGCGTGCCGCCGTGCGCGTCGAAGCGGACGAGTTCGTCGTCGTCGAGTTCCGCATTCATCGTTCTGCCGTCCTTTCGAGGGAGACAAGCCTGCGATTGTAATGCGCGCGGCCGACGCGGCCGTGACGGCCGTGCGCGGCCGGAAACCGTCAGGCCTGCGTCGACACCAGCCCGCCCGCCGACGAGCCGCCCGCCTTCTCGATCGCCGCCGCGAGCTGCGAGATCGCCGTCGCCAGTGCCCCCGAAATCGCGCCGGCTTCCGCACTCAGCGACTGCTGTTCGATCGCCGCGGCCGGGTCGTCCTTCGCACGCTGCGCGGCGCTCGCCATCTGCCGCTCGAGCGTTGCGAGCTGCTTCTGCAGCCGCTCGATCAGCGCCTTCAGTTGACCGACCGCCGGGCTCTCCGACGATGCGCCCGATGCGCCGAGCGTTTCGCCGGTGCCGCCGGTCGCACTTTTCGTGCCGCTGGTGCTCGTCGTGCCCGAGCTGTCCGTCGAGCCGTCGGCGGGCGAGGTCGCGGCCGTCGCGGCCATCGTGGCCGATGCGGCGCCCGGCGTGTTCGCGGTGACGCCGCCGTCCGCCAGCGGGGATCGCGCGGTCGTAGAGAAATCGATCTGCATCGTGTCGGTCCGTATGTCAGTAAGCGAAGAATCGTGACGGGGAGGCGGAATATGCCTTCCAATTCGTTTACGGCATTCGTCACACGAAACTTGAGTATCGGGGTCGGACAGATTCTCCGCTGGATCGCAGCATTCAAGTAGCGAAAGGGCCAGATTTGCGCCACAGGGACGCTGGTAAAATTGCTGGTTCGCCGGCCGGATTCGCGCGTCGACAGCCTGCGGGCACGATCGCGCAAAGCCGCCGGTTTCGACACCCGCCCTTCCGGGCGCGGCACGTGACGCGCGCCGGGCCGCAGTCGCGGCTTCGCGGGTCGCCCTCTCCGTCGGCCTTCGTGCAGCGCCCGCCAGGTCGAGCGGCGAACGCCGTGCGGCGCGCTTAAATCATTACACATTCGAGGAACACACGATGGCCCGCATCGGCGCCTTCTGCATCACGACGTGGCTTGCCGCCGCGATTCTCTACTTCGGCCAGCACTCCGTTGCGATGATTGCGCTCAGCGGTGTCGTCGTATTCGGCGGGTTCGATCTGCTGCGTCAGTAACGCGCATCGCGACGACGGCGCACACGGCCGCGACAATCGCGACGGACAACGCGGCTGTCACCAACCGACACGCACGCGCCTCGCTGGCGAATGGGGGAACCGAACTTGATTCAAAGCCTGAACGACCATCCGACGGCCCTCGCCTGCAAAGTGTGTGCGGCCCGGGCGCGTATCTGCGGCCTCGTCGATTTTTCGCGCTGCGGCGCCGACTTCATCGCCGGCAAGACAAGCAGTGTCCCGAATTTTCAGTTTGTTTAACCAAACAAATCGGAGTTAAGTGGCTTCGGGTACAAATTGCCGCTATTTGTTGCGTTGCAGCGCCGCAGGAGAGGGATGCGCATCGGCAGGTGCCCGGCCAATCCGGGCGCCACATGAACTCACGGAGGTGAACGGACAGGCGCCCCGCGCGTCAGCGCGGCAACGTCCTCAATGAAGACGGCCCGCCCGTCAGCGCAATACGCTTGCCCGTATCGCTCAGCTTGCCGCCTTCCACCGCATAAAGCGCAAGCTGCCGTTCGACGTTGAACTGCACGATCACGTGCCGGCTGTCGGCGGTAAACACGATGCCCTGCGCGGCTTCGCCGCCGGGCAACTCGCTGGTCTTCACGGCCTGCCCGTCGCGGATCTCGAACAGCAGCACCTTGCCGAGCTTGTGGCGGCCCGGATTGTCGGGCGTCAGGTTCGAGCCGTCCATCGACTGCACGGCGATCCACTTCCCGTTCGGCGAAATCGCGACGCCTTCCGGCAGCGACGGCACCGTCAGGTACTGGACCGTGCGGAACGGCACGCGCGACACGTCGATCAGCGCGACCGAATCGGCGTCGCCCGCGAGCGTTCCCGTATAGCCCGGCAGCCCCGCGAGCCCGACGTTGCTGACGACAGCCCAGCGATTGTCGCTCGACACGTCGATCGTGTAAGGCGCGACGCCCGTGCTCAGGCGCGTGCCGCTGTCGGTCACCTTGCCGTCGTCGACGTTCAGCACCGCGACGCCCTGCTCGTCGCGCAGCGACACGAGCGCATGCTTGCCGTCGTGCGTGAAGCTGATCCCGGCCAGCCGCTTCTTGCCGATCTTCAGGTTGCCGTCGAGCGTCACCTGCGTGCCGTCGATGCGCAGGATCGATACGCTGCCGTCGACGTTCGCGACGAGCGCGAGCCGGCCCGAGCGGTCGATCGCGATCCCCTGCGGATGCGTGCCGAGTTCGATGCGCGTGATCGCGGGCGGTGCGGCGCCGAGATTCACGACTTGCAGGAACGTGTCGTACACGAGCTGCTTCGCAGCCGTGTCGTAACGCGTCGGCGCGCCGACGAGCGCGAGCTTCGCGTCGGGCGTGATCGCGACGGCCTGCGGCGGCCCCTGGATGCCGTTCTCGACGTCGACCTGCAGCGCGACTTTCGGCGGGAACACGCTGGCGTCGAGCAGCGTCAGCGTGTCGGCAGGCGGTGAGGGCAGGTAGGTGTCGCGGCCCTCGACGCGCTGGTATTTGCCGTCGTTGCCGGACACGATCCAGTCGGCGGCGTGCACGGCGACGGCCGTCGTGGCGAGGGTCAGCGCGGCGAGCAGGCGCGCGCTGCGCAGGCGGAAAGGATTCGAATGCATGGCGGTCGGTTCTCCGGATCGGTGCGGACGCAATGGATTGCACGACCCTGCTGCTCGACGGGTCGATGCCATCGCATGATGCCCGAAAGCGCGCAAATCCGGCGTCTCGCGCCCCGCTCCATCAGGCCGCCGGTGACGCGCCCTGCTCCCACCGATCGATGTCGTCGAGCGGATACACGGGCCGCGCGAGCCGCTCGTAGCGAAACAGCCCGTAGTCCGAGCCCGTCACGCCGCGGCTGTCGCATTCGACCAGCGCGGCCGCAATCGGCACGAACACCGGCCGGCAATACATTCGCGATTTCAGCAGCAGGAAGCGCGCGCGGCGCGGATCGACGCCGACGCTCTCGAACACGCCGAGATCCCACGGCTCCTGCGTGCACTCGGTAACAACGAGCGTGGCCGCGCCGATGTCGAGCACGGCGGTGCGGCCCATGTAAGCGCGCTGGCCCGTGTACGTCGGCCCGGTGATCACGTATTCGCCGTCGGTGAGCGCGCGCACGACACCCGTCGCGCGGAACGGCTCGCGCCGCACGCCGCCGTGCGACGGCAGCCGGTTGCCGACCGGCACCGTGACGGTTGCGCCGACGCCTGCATCGATCAACACCGCGACGGCCTCCGGATCGCACAACGGCCCGCTGACGATCCCGTCGAGCCCGTGCGCGAGCGCGGCCTCGAGCAGGTCCATCGTGTCGCACGGGCCGCCCGACATGCAGTTGTCGCCGTGATCGAGCATCAGTACCGGGCGGTCCGCGTCGCGCGCGAGTGCCGCGGCCTGCGCGACCGAATCCGCGAGCGGCGGGCTGCGGTACACGAACGCGTCGCGCGCATCCCAGATCTGCCGCGCGATGCGCTCGGCCACCGCATCGGCCGCGGCGCGATCGCCGTCGGCGACCACGACGACGCTGATGCATGGCGCGGGAATATCCGCGAGCGAAAAGCCGGGCAACACCGAAACCGCGAGCATCCCGTCGGCCTCGGCCGCGCGTGCGGCGTCCACCGCACGCCGCATCGCGCCTTCGGCGCTCGCGCTGAGCAGCGTCGACGTCATCAGCGGCGGCTGCCGCCATGCGAGCACGGGCCGTGCACGACCATGAAGCCGGTCGAGCAGCACGCGCGCCGCGTGCTCGCCCGTCTCGACCATGTCGACGTGCGGATAGGTCTTGAAGCTGACGATCACATCCGCGTGGTCGATCATCTTCTGCGTGACATTTGCATGCAGGTCGAGCGCGACCGCGATCGGCGCATCGGGCAGCGCCGCGCGCACGCGCGCGAGCAGATCGCCCTCGCCGTCCGCGCTCTGCTCGGCGACCATCGCGCCGTGCAGGTCGAGCATCACCGCGTCGCAGCCGGGCGCGGCCGCGACGATCGCGTCGCAGATCGCCGCATACGCGTCGGCCGCGACGGGCCCGCTCGGGTTCGCGGCCGCCGACACCGGCGTCACGATCTCGGCGCCCTCGCGCGCGGCCGCATCGATGAACGCGGCCATCGCGGTGCGCATCCCGCGGTTCGCGCGATACGCGTCGTCGCCCCAGTCGGGACCGTGGCGGCCGAACGCGGCGAGCGGCGTCGGCACCGGCGAGAACGTGTTGGTCTCATGGTTCATCCGGGCGATCAGGATCTTCATCGCGCGTCACCTTCCGCGATCCCGGCAGCACCCAGCATCGCCTGCAGCAGCACGTTGCAGCCGGCTTCCAGATGCGCCGGATCGGCGTCCTCGATCTCGTTGTGGCTGATCCCGTCCTTGCACGGCACGAAGATCATCGCGGTCGGCGCAACACGCGCGAGATACACGGCGTCGTGGCCCGCGCCGCTGATCACGTTCATCGACGACAGCCCGAGCGCGCTCGCGCCGGCGCGAACCCGCTCGACCAGCGTCGT
This window contains:
- a CDS encoding DUF4034 domain-containing protein; its protein translation is MSSAPADLIPPAKSRWFICDVDALLRAGDFAALDTQLDAALAASFTDRTAEALYVDALPADVQPCIEAGAEGLARLRAWQAANPHSAHAWLCEAHYWHHWAYEYRGSGWAETVTESGWICAHACATMTIVAALRALVLAPTMWSAPKVIFTSVSSFDEPEWLTQLVRQRRWPVTELHLNVGAHDEATRAELQGMLARSGLKPEVPVACPAEFPEALPGPVQGKKLRKGKWYWMEATLHIHPHAFFSMRTFIWYMQPRWGGSHDHVRAFVDSDACAHLDAVEKDRLRHEIWRDDYIGDTLDSDDDDDDARRAMAATLARAKAALHPYHRWETLHWLAHSHFMRSEYEQAYARLQEAECDQPINDNHAMAMGVRLALDLDPQGTWLTGAIERASNARACTSAMILRGYAHRTGTFGFAQDDARGDAWLEAARVNEPGSLAWNQLASAMRNEGRRPADAVALCELGYEAGGDSCAYLLGCFYEDGMHVTQDLYRAAHYFRESVDDGGNMAAYKLGFAYYHIAGASKDEAERTRMQVEAVEAARMAHEMGHTEGLETMLMFIADVDDLPSRHRYVDELRRHAEGGHPAAMAALSSILADSRDKSLYNYRESVRWIMGAQAIAPDDEYVRNITRLRHEDGMLGKLLYKLHRKQIKAHEIPGSDNAMV
- a CDS encoding M81 family metallopeptidase, which gives rise to MKILIARMNHETNTFSPVPTPLAAFGRHGPDWGDDAYRANRGMRTAMAAFIDAAAREGAEIVTPVSAAANPSGPVAADAYAAICDAIVAAAPGCDAVMLDLHGAMVAEQSADGEGDLLARVRAALPDAPIAVALDLHANVTQKMIDHADVIVSFKTYPHVDMVETGEHAARVLLDRLHGRARPVLAWRQPPLMTSTLLSASAEGAMRRAVDAARAAEADGMLAVSVLPGFSLADIPAPCISVVVVADGDRAAADAVAERIARQIWDARDAFVYRSPPLADSVAQAAALARDADRPVLMLDHGDNCMSGGPCDTMDLLEAALAHGLDGIVSGPLCDPEAVAVLIDAGVGATVTVPVGNRLPSHGGVRREPFRATGVVRALTDGEYVITGPTYTGQRAYMGRTAVLDIGAATLVVTECTQEPWDLGVFESVGVDPRRARFLLLKSRMYCRPVFVPIAAALVECDSRGVTGSDYGLFRYERLARPVYPLDDIDRWEQGASPAA
- a CDS encoding DUF1266 domain-containing protein, encoding MLKLLIGAAVLWLVWYVWRSLRIAARMVREVDADQAAGATGAAGTVPVRQTTAVSLARTLADQAPPNRRRWALALADILLIRNGLRCDCDDLVYTLPDTQREQLARQLRRELDLPADLPEWQIVQRVPPILAGWIRGVGRSHEGFYEQLAAVGRVRDALAFDCARTAFLVRCIALLGWASEQQAWVVLLLNAQRAQDSFDSWEDFGLAYARARQHWLRGSGQDGPASSRATQEVREHLRNPSGNWLSLPWKRYRIFDPQPVSS
- a CDS encoding YncE family protein is translated as MHSNPFRLRSARLLAALTLATTAVAVHAADWIVSGNDGKYQRVEGRDTYLPSPPADTLTLLDASVFPPKVALQVDVENGIQGPPQAVAITPDAKLALVGAPTRYDTAAKQLVYDTFLQVVNLGAAPPAITRIELGTHPQGIAIDRSGRLALVANVDGSVSILRIDGTQVTLDGNLKIGKKRLAGISFTHDGKHALVSLRDEQGVAVLNVDDGKVTDSGTRLSTGVAPYTIDVSSDNRWAVVSNVGLAGLPGYTGTLAGDADSVALIDVSRVPFRTVQYLTVPSLPEGVAISPNGKWIAVQSMDGSNLTPDNPGRHKLGKVLLFEIRDGQAVKTSELPGGEAAQGIVFTADSRHVIVQFNVERQLALYAVEGGKLSDTGKRIALTGGPSSLRTLPR
- a CDS encoding alpha/beta fold hydrolase codes for the protein MNAELDDDELVRFDAHGGTPLPAADAEGWLEHDGARIWHASFGHGPPVVLLHGGLGHGGNWGNQVPALLAAGYRAILVDSRGHGRSTRDDQPYSYERMASDVLAVLDALHVDRARFVGWSDGACIALVLAARAPERVAGVFFFACNMDPGGTKEMVPSPLIERCFARHRKDYAQLSATPDQFDAFVAAVSEMMRTQPDYSAQELAAIAVPVTIVQGEHDEFIRPEHAAYLARTIPGATLTILPGVSHFAPLQRPARFNAAMLAFLDRLPG